In Alicyclobacillus macrosporangiidus CPP55, a single window of DNA contains:
- a CDS encoding LexA family protein: MDMKYLIPVLGTVPSLSTMIVDQPENPSDLVIRSYAPYRRFAVQVADDGLDSLGLTPGDYAIFREQRWPHDECQVCLIAFGNEFTLRILQGIWNTEPILCVSGDKIPPITRHRNDFVILGVLDGVIKSELAVLQEPEQADFDWGC, translated from the coding sequence TTGGACATGAAGTACCTGATCCCCGTACTCGGAACCGTACCTTCCCTCTCGACCATGATTGTAGATCAACCAGAAAATCCTTCAGACCTGGTGATACGGTCCTACGCGCCCTACAGGAGGTTCGCGGTTCAGGTTGCGGACGATGGGTTGGATTCGTTAGGTTTAACACCCGGAGACTATGCCATATTCCGTGAGCAGCGTTGGCCGCACGACGAGTGTCAAGTGTGCCTCATCGCTTTCGGGAACGAGTTCACACTGCGGATTCTGCAAGGCATTTGGAACACGGAGCCGATCCTGTGCGTGAGCGGCGACAAAATCCCGCCCATTACTCGCCATCGCAACGACTTCGTCATCTTAGGAGTCCTGGACGGCGTGATTAAGTCGGAGCTCGCAGTACTACAGGAGCCGGAGCAAGCGGACTTCGACTGGGGGTGTTGA
- a CDS encoding site-specific integrase translates to MRGHVRKRGTKWAAVVYLGYDEHGKKRYKWHGGFNTKKEAQNFLAQTITELEKGEYVEPAKETVGSYLERWLEIKRESLRHGTYRKYEWLIRRHILPNLGKIELAKLRPQHLERFYTELRDRLSKRSILHAHLLLHAALDRAVKQGLVSRNVADTVEAPRADAYRATIWTPAEVARFLAESRDMEPGYWIAWVLAVYTGMRQAEILGLKWSDIDWTLGYLRVDRTLKYVRGEPVFQDPKTERSRRSIALSSDTMEALRWHRQQQDRVRLQMGDAYDDQDMVLATAYGRPLSQNTLAHVWQRLLAKIDVPRIRFHDLRHTHASLLLQQGVQAKVVSERLGHSTITTTLDTYTHVVPVLQKEAAERLDELFRDTKISKRFADESEDKN, encoded by the coding sequence TTGCGAGGACACGTACGCAAGCGTGGCACAAAATGGGCTGCGGTCGTGTACCTCGGCTATGACGAACACGGCAAGAAGCGATACAAGTGGCACGGTGGCTTCAACACGAAGAAAGAGGCACAGAACTTCCTGGCGCAGACCATCACTGAGCTCGAAAAGGGCGAGTATGTTGAGCCCGCCAAAGAGACTGTGGGCTCATACCTTGAGCGATGGTTGGAGATCAAACGTGAGTCGCTGCGGCACGGCACGTACCGGAAGTACGAGTGGCTCATCCGACGTCACATCCTGCCCAACTTGGGTAAGATAGAGCTCGCCAAGTTGCGACCGCAGCATCTGGAGCGCTTCTACACAGAACTCCGCGACCGTTTGTCAAAGCGGTCGATCTTGCACGCTCACCTCTTGCTCCACGCTGCGCTGGACAGAGCCGTGAAACAGGGACTGGTGTCCCGTAATGTCGCCGACACCGTAGAGGCCCCACGGGCCGACGCATACCGGGCGACCATCTGGACACCGGCGGAGGTCGCACGATTCCTCGCTGAGTCCCGGGACATGGAGCCTGGATACTGGATCGCGTGGGTTCTCGCCGTGTACACCGGTATGCGCCAAGCGGAGATCCTGGGTCTGAAGTGGTCGGACATCGACTGGACGCTCGGGTATCTCCGAGTGGACCGCACGCTCAAGTATGTGCGCGGCGAACCCGTGTTCCAGGACCCCAAGACGGAGCGCAGCCGCCGTTCCATCGCACTGTCGTCTGACACGATGGAGGCGCTGCGCTGGCACCGCCAGCAGCAGGACCGTGTACGCCTCCAGATGGGTGACGCATATGATGATCAAGACATGGTGCTCGCCACCGCTTACGGCAGACCACTCAGCCAAAACACCCTAGCGCATGTGTGGCAGCGCCTGCTCGCCAAAATAGACGTCCCCCGCATACGCTTCCATGACCTGCGCCATACCCACGCCAGCCTGCTGCTGCAGCAGGGCGTCCAGGCCAAGGTCGTGAGTGAGCGCCTAGGTCACAGCACCATCACCACCACCCTCGACACGTACACGCACGTGGTGCCAGTACTACAGAAAGAGGCCGCGGAACGCCTGGATGAGTTATTTCGAGACACGAAGATTAGCAAAAGATTTGCAGACGAGTCGGAGGACAAAAATTGA
- a CDS encoding helix-turn-helix domain-containing protein, whose amino-acid sequence MSLGSRLRHARKRKGYTQADVAERLGIDFTTVSKYENDRSEPDNETLKKLAELYGVSVSYLLGVDDDHKEYTVTPEQADFIQWVEKNLKGVFFHEFHGSPDEMKEEAMETLKLWWEMEKRRAERRRKKEEGQS is encoded by the coding sequence GTGAGTTTGGGGAGTCGACTCAGGCACGCACGCAAGCGAAAAGGATACACGCAGGCCGACGTCGCCGAGCGACTCGGTATAGATTTCACGACCGTTTCGAAGTATGAGAACGACCGTTCAGAGCCGGACAACGAGACGCTGAAAAAACTCGCTGAGTTATACGGCGTGTCTGTCTCGTATCTCCTCGGGGTCGACGATGACCATAAAGAGTACACGGTTACACCGGAACAAGCCGATTTCATTCAATGGGTCGAAAAAAACCTTAAGGGCGTGTTCTTCCACGAGTTTCACGGTTCACCGGACGAGATGAAGGAAGAAGCCATGGAGACTCTGAAGCTCTGGTGGGAGATGGAGAAGCGGCGCGCTGAACGACGACGCAAGAAGGAGGAGGGCCAATCGTGA
- a CDS encoding 2-oxoacid:ferredoxin oxidoreductase subunit beta, which yields MATMLDYQTERATWCPGCGDFGVLNAMQKACVNLGLEPEQVVVVSGIGCSGKMSQHFGGYGLHSLHGRSIPTAQAVKLANKDLVVFAAGGDGDGFGIGMGHFIHAMRRNVDITYIVMDNHIYGLTTGQASPTSDVGSKTKTSPQGTVEQPILPLQLALAQNCGFVAQGFSGNVKQLVTLIEKAIQHKGFSFVNVFSPCVTFNKVNTYEFYKANLVDLDQDPDYDPHDRVAALRRVAEANNLVTGLIYEDPDRPSFEESLPGYPDDAIVSRDWTLRQEDYEAILATFR from the coding sequence ATGGCCACCATGCTCGACTATCAGACGGAACGCGCCACCTGGTGTCCCGGGTGCGGGGACTTCGGCGTTCTGAACGCCATGCAGAAGGCGTGCGTCAACCTCGGTCTCGAACCGGAGCAGGTGGTGGTGGTTTCCGGCATCGGGTGCTCGGGGAAGATGTCGCAGCACTTCGGGGGATACGGCCTGCACTCCCTGCATGGTCGATCCATTCCGACGGCTCAGGCGGTCAAGCTTGCGAACAAGGACCTGGTGGTGTTCGCCGCCGGCGGCGATGGTGACGGCTTCGGCATCGGGATGGGGCATTTCATCCATGCCATGCGGCGCAACGTGGACATCACGTACATCGTGATGGACAACCACATTTACGGGCTAACCACCGGGCAGGCGTCTCCGACGAGCGACGTGGGATCGAAGACCAAAACCTCCCCGCAAGGGACGGTGGAGCAACCCATCCTGCCGTTGCAGCTGGCTCTGGCGCAGAACTGCGGCTTCGTCGCCCAGGGCTTTTCCGGGAATGTCAAACAGCTCGTGACCCTGATTGAGAAGGCCATTCAACACAAAGGGTTCTCGTTTGTGAACGTGTTTAGCCCCTGCGTCACGTTCAACAAGGTCAACACGTATGAATTCTACAAGGCCAATTTGGTGGACCTGGATCAAGACCCGGATTACGATCCACACGATCGCGTTGCCGCCCTCCGCCGCGTGGCGGAAGCGAACAACCTGGTGACGGGCCTCATCTATGAAGATCCGGACCGGCCGAGCTTTGAGGAGAGCCTGCCCGGGTATCCCGACGACGCAATCGTTAGTCGGGATTGGACGCTTCGCCAGGAGGACTACGAAGCGATTCTGGCGACGTTCCGCTAA
- a CDS encoding ImmA/IrrE family metallo-endopeptidase — protein MLQYLEHYRPTPLESFVVDFYHKHGIRSPQDIDLEMFAKEAGVPVRFLPRPSKAYELAGGKYLIIINSENEWPEQRVELAHELGHVLLHVGVQWFMPDDFRALQEWQANRFAMYALAPTFMIANCLVNARTREQLVSQLAYQFDVTPKFMAKRLAVLERRLRSLVLDQQLARVVAEQRAMYDYSFRHPTNPRIEYLVKDSVIIGRRRRADI, from the coding sequence ATGCTGCAATACCTCGAACACTACCGCCCCACGCCGTTGGAATCATTCGTCGTCGACTTCTACCACAAACACGGCATTCGCTCACCGCAAGACATCGACCTCGAAATGTTCGCCAAGGAAGCTGGTGTCCCAGTCCGGTTTCTGCCGCGGCCATCCAAGGCGTACGAACTCGCTGGCGGAAAGTACCTGATCATCATCAACAGCGAAAACGAATGGCCTGAACAGCGTGTCGAACTGGCGCATGAACTCGGCCATGTGCTGTTGCATGTCGGAGTGCAGTGGTTCATGCCGGATGACTTCCGGGCACTGCAGGAGTGGCAGGCGAACCGCTTCGCCATGTATGCGTTGGCGCCGACGTTTATGATCGCGAACTGCCTGGTCAACGCGCGTACCCGCGAGCAACTCGTCTCACAGCTGGCGTATCAATTCGATGTGACGCCAAAGTTTATGGCCAAGCGACTCGCCGTGCTTGAACGGCGGCTGCGGTCGCTGGTGCTCGACCAGCAGCTTGCTCGTGTCGTAGCCGAACAGCGCGCCATGTACGACTACTCCTTCCGTCATCCGACCAATCCCCGGATTGAATACCTCGTAAAGGACAGCGTCATCATTGGCCGTCGCCGTCGCGCGGACATCTGA